The following DNA comes from Dermacentor andersoni chromosome 2, qqDerAnde1_hic_scaffold, whole genome shotgun sequence.
acgccgaccgCAGAGATGCTcctggagtctccatataattgctgtcgcattAAAAGCGAAGGAAATGGCTTCACGGAGAGCTCGCTTGCCAGGGCTGGCTGCTTGACATAATGCCTCTTCCTAGTTTATTTCTTGCATTCATGAAACTAGGCTTCCCAGTTCGCGGAAACAATGAAACTTTGCAGTGGGCTTTATTCTAACAAAGGGCATCAGTAGGCAATGCAAAAGATGATAATCGACGTCGTGTTCTTTCACGTTCCCCACCAGGGCCCTTTTCTGATGAGCCGCGCCGGCATCCGCCACATGCTGGCGGCGGGCGTGAAAGAAGGCACCATCGTCAACGTGTCGAGCATCACTGCCAAGAGCGGCTTCCGTGGTCTGAGCGGCTACACGGCATCCAAGGCGGGCGTGCTTGGCCTCACTAAGACCTTGGCGATGGAAGTGGCGCCCATGGGGATCCGTTGCAACGCCATTTTGCCGGGCTACACGCTCACGCCGATGTCCGACCATCTGAGCGAAGAGGACCGCGTGGCGTACCTAGCCGGCATCCCTCTTGGCCGGGCCGCACAGCCGCGCGAGATGGCCGAGGTCGTGGCCTTTCTGTGTAGTCCCCAGAGCTCGTACATCGTCGGCGCTGTGGTCGACGTCGCCGGAGGAGCATCGCTTTAACGAGCCCT
Coding sequences within:
- the LOC126540396 gene encoding (3R)-3-hydroxyacyl-CoA dehydrogenase-like — encoded protein: MSAEKGGSLAGRLAVVTGGGGGIGGAICRVLAERGARVVVTDIKLDAAQAVAKSLPGCRGEADHRAVHVDVGESASVERLFEAIQGFSGDTPVSIVVNCAGIDTPFTLITDSSEVDFDRVIKVNLKGPFLMSRAGIRHMLAAGVKEGTIVNVSSITAKSGFRGLSGYTASKAGVLGLTKTLAMEVAPMGIRCNAILPGYTLTPMSDHLSEEDRVAYLAGIPLGRAAQPREMAEVVAFLCSPQSSYIVGAVVDVAGGASL